CCGGTGAATGGCAGGCTTCATTTCCAGCTGGTGGCTTGTTCCCAGACAAGCAGCTTTCTGGGCAGCGCCACAATAATCACTTTATTGTCTGAAATAAAGTTTTGCTGCTGTGAGGAAACGAACCAATTCCTTTGTGATTTCTCACCCATCCTAAAAATCTTCACAGAGAAACCAAGCTTCTAGAACTAGTGTTTCTAGAACTAGTGGTTCATTCATTCATGGCACACAGTGACATCCTTTGGGTCATCGATCCCGTTTCCATTAACAACGATTTCCTACATTTGTATCATCACCACCGTCCTACGAATCCTTCCACCGCGAGAAGGCAAAAGGCATTTTTCTCCTGATCCTCCCATCTCTCCAGCGTTACAGTCTTGTATAGGACTTTGATTTTTGTCAACATGGTTCCAACCACACACCCTTCAAAACACTGTTCCCTGTCCTTTGCACAATCCTGACCCCTATCTTCAACCCCCACATCTACAGCAAGAGGAACAAAGAGGTCAAGGAAGCCCAGAGAAAAGCTCTCAAAGATGTTATGGTCTTTGCAAGGTAAGAGTGAATGAGGTGGGGATTATGAGATCCAGTGACCAATGGGATAGATTCTGGAAGGTCTGTGcttatggggaaactgagtcatgggCCTGTAGGTGCCTTCTTTGAGTTTACCGGACAGGGCAGTTATGGGTAGAAATCAGAGATGTATCGCTTCCAGATCACCTCACTCCTCAGCCAGTGCTTAAGCCACTAGAGAATGCTACACTTCATCTGCCAGGATGTCAATGTGATAAGAAACTTTGAGACCAGTGGATGAGATGGGGAAAATGATacataggtagatagatagatagatacggtgtatggggatagatagagagatagatagatagatacagtgtatagGAATAGATAGATAATGTGGgaatagaatcatacaatcctagcactggaagagatctcaggtggtcatcgagtccagccccaagCCTAAAGCAGGAAAAACCCccattaaatcatcccagacaggaatttgtcaagctgggacttggaagcctctagggatgaagattccaccacctctctacgaAAGCTCAAATCACCCAAACCTTGCCCTGGCCATGCAATTAGATTCCATGAGTTGCATGAAGCCAGAGTCAGGAATTAAAAAGGAGTTTGGTGTTACGGGTTATGCTACCAGTTGCTCTGCCAACCCTCCTGTCACATTATGGTCTTACAAATCGATTATAAATTCCAAGGGCATAGAACTTTCCCAAAATGGTGGCTAGAGAATTTCCACCTCTAAGGAGTCACCCTCATCAAACAATAACAGCCTTTCTGCTTTTCGCCAATTCTGCTGGATATTTTTTAACAGCCTAATATGACCCCTCTTCTAACCCAAGTCCCGACCAAATCAAGCacccccatccacacacaaaacagtaaGCAAACTAATCTAAAAAAGTCAAAACCAATCTCTGTAACCCAATAGGGAAGGGTTTTCTCCCTGAAAACGGGAACACACAGACAAAAACAAGGACTCCGCTAAATCTGGATGAGGTTTTGGAATCCATATCAGCTTTATGATGCAAAGGCTCAGGTAGATATAATGAAGATGCCTGAGACATCCCTTGCGCTGAAAAGAGAGATTTCTTGTGTAGTTTGAATGCTGGTGGCATCACCTTTGGTGTTACATTGGTCTAACAAATACCAGATTGTTAATTCCATTGGTTAATTCCTTtccaaaaccctggctgggatgatttagttggaggtTGATCCTGGGTTGGGCAGGGGGCTTGGACtcatggcctcctgaggtctcttccagccccaagtTTCAATGATTATATGACTTTTAGGTAACAGTGCTCACCAGCAGTAAGACCCATGGGAGATATCAACCAGCGGGGGAGGCAACTTTCCCTGGTAAAGCCTGCATGAGTCTGGAGTGGCAGTAATGCACAGGTCTTTGAGATGCAAGTAAACATGATGAGTTGCAAGACAGACCCTTCCCAGCAGCAACGTGTAGGAGTGTCCCCCGGAACTGAGAGGACAAGACTGACCTCGAGGCCAGACCCAGTCACCATTGGAAGAGGGATCACTCTTTTGTGATGAGGATTAAAGGTGAGTGTGATCGTTTTCAGGGCAAAGCTCAGTTCTGTTCCTCAGACACAACCCTTAATCTGAAAGAtagtcctagaatcatagaattgcagggctggaagggacctcaggaggtcatcaagtccagccacctgcctaaagcagcTTAACCCccctctaaatcatcccagccaggactttgtcaagtcaggacttaaaaataGCATCACAGAATTccggggctggaagagacctcaggaggccatctccTCTTGGACAGTGTCCTCACTTCCCAGGAACTTTGTATGAATATTGACTTGATTATCTCATCGGGTTATCCTGACAGGGAAACTGGCGAAATATAAAAggggatctatctatctatctacccccatacaccgtatctatctatctatctgtctatcaatctatctatctatccccatacaccctaTCTATCTATCGGCATTGCTGTTTCTTTACCCAGTCCCCTCCACAACCTTctatttctctgtgcctctgctGAGCTCTTTATACTCCCTCTACTGAGTTATTTCCTACAAAATTATGTGTCCCTAGAATGATAATTGTAAACAATCTTCCAAAGATCACTCTTGGTTTCTGTTCTCTACTCTAACACAACCATCCTGGATAGCCTTGAGCTAGTCACTTTGGGTCAGATTTGTAAATATATTTAGGTGCATCATAGGATTTTCCAATGAAAatagttaccaaaaaaaaaagaaagaaagaaagaaagaaactcacCTTAGCTGATGACGTTTAGATGACAAGAGGCTTTTAACAGTTCTACTGCACACCTAAATAAAATGATAAATCCTGTTCAGGAAGCTTATTTGGACAATATGTTTTAGGCCAATACAATTAATTGAGATCTATCCAGGGTAACTGTGGGATGTCTTCAGGGCATGTTGTAGATTTAGTCAGACTTGAAAACCATAGAAtcgtaggattggaagggactcTAAGGGGTCACAGAATCATgaaatcatggaatcctaggggtgaaagggacctcaggaggtcatcgagtccagcccgctgctcaaagcagaaccaaccccaactaaaacatcccagccaggactttgtcaagccaggactgaaaAAGCCTTTTGGCATGGAGtctccacaacctctctaggtaatcacatcccagtgcttcaccaccctcctggagaaatgGTTTTTCCTACTACCTAGCCTAAGCCTCATTGAGTCCCATCCCTTGTGCTGatggcaggactaaatattattGAGAACATCATTGACATGTGTTTGTCGAACTTGCTCCTAAACATTTGCAGTGAGGGAGATTTCACAGTCTCCCtccacaatttattccagtgcttaacctccCTAAAAGGAAGTTTTCcataatggccaacctaaacctccttcaCTGCAGTATAAGGCTATTGTGTCTTGTCCTCTCTGTGGAAGTTATGGAGAGTCATTTTTATCCCTCCTTCCAAGAGCAACTTTTGGTACTTTTTACCCTGTAAATACATGAATCTCTAAAACAAATAGTGGGAATGGGTGCGGATGAGCCATAAATTAACTGTTTTCCTGTTTGTGGGTAGAGTTTTGGGGAATCTCTCTCCCAATAAGCTGTGCAATGCCTGAGTGCATTTCTGCATTGGAAAAAAGACATAAACTCTGAGTTTGCAATTTTAATATCTTAGGGAATCCAGTGGAAGGGAATCCACTGAGTTTAACTGCactttttaagaacataagaatggccataatgggtcagaccaaaggtccatccagcccagtgacCTGTCTTCTGACATGCTCCAGAGGGGtgaacagaatgggtaatcaCCAAGAGATCCCTCTCCTGACCTCCATTTCCATCCTTTCACAAAGAGAGTCCAGAGCCACCATTCCTgtccagcctggctaacagccactgacgGAAACAGCtaacatgaatttatctagttcttttttgaatcctgttcaAGTCCTCATCTTCACAAGCTCCTCTGGCCAAGAGCTCCACAGGCCGACCCTGTGCGGGGACaaggaaaatcttccttttgttagttttaaacctgcaccttattaatttcatttagttaaccccagttcttctgttatgggaacaagtaaataacttttcaatgaTATCCTGACTTAAAAATTCCTgagtttaatcattttttttttcttaatcacCAGATACATCACACAAGGAATGGTAGAGGTGGAAACCTACAGGCACCTCATGaaggaaagagaaggggaaaacCAAACTGTTACAGAATTCATCCTTTTGGGATTTGGAAATCTACCTGAATGGCAAATCCTTTTCTTCCTCCTGTTTCTAGTGATCTATGTGCTCACCGTGATGGCAAATCTGCTCGTAGTGTCTCTAGTTCTGGTTGATCAgcaccttcacacccccatgtactacttCCTGTGGAACTTGTCCTGCCTGGAGATCGGTTGCTCCTCGGCcatcctgcccaggctgctggccagtctccggACTGGAGACAGGAGCATTTCCGTGACCGGCTGCCTTGTGCAGCTTTATTGGCTTGGTTTCCTAGTGGCGGCTGAGTGCCGTCTTCTAGCTGCGATGTCTTACGACCGATACTTAGCGATCTGTCAACCCCTGCACTATGCAATCCTTATGAATGGCAGGCTCTGTGTGCAGCTAGTAGCCGGATCTTTGCTGAGCTCGTTCGTAAGCCTCACCACATTAATCTCCTTTATGTCACAATTAGCCTTCTGTGGCCCTAATGAAATTGATCATTTTTTTTGTGACCTCATGCCAGTGATCaaactgtcctgcagtaacaccAGCCTGGTTGCCCTGGGGACCCTCATATTCTCCTCCATCAACACAGTCCTCCCACTTCTGTTGACTCTGATATCTTACGTTTTCGTCATCTCCACCATCCTGAGGATCCCTTCCACTGCTGGGAagaaaaaggccttttccacctgctcctcccacctcattgtGGTGATGCTTTTCTATGGGATTCTAATAACGGTCTACATGTTACCAAACGCCAATGCCCTGATAGCCCCAAACAAAGTGTTTTCTGTCTTCTACACTGTCCTCACCCCCCTCCTCAATCCCCTCATATACAGCCTGAGAAACAAAGACATCAAGGAGGCCTTTGGAAGAGCTTGGCAGAAATGTTGGACATTCCTAAGAGTTCAGAGAAACTGATCAATgaccatgagaagtcctgtggtacctgacagactaacaatttgtttggaccataagctttcgtgggagaagtcccgcttcatcagatgcaatgtccacgaaagctcaccctcCAAAAACTCtgtgagtctgtaaggtgccacaaggcttctctTTGCTTTTGTGACTCCAGACAAACACGGTCCCCCTCTGATATAAATCAATGAGTGAGTCAGAATGGGTCCACTCCCCTGGGCCAAGGCCTGGCCAGTTACAGTACCCCACATTAAAGGAAGAAGAAGCTTTGAGAGCTGAATGTCCAGTTAGGCTGTGTTGCTTCCAGACAATAATGCAGGTCCTTAGGGGCGCACCTTTCTGTTGATTCACTGATTTTAGAGCTGCTGTGCATTTTGAACCAGAAAAGAATCTTCCTTAGCAGACGGActcaaatacagtagacccctgccTTGCATGGACTCCACTGACACATTTTTATGTTAATGCGAGTCAGACCATAGTCTCTTGTGCCCTGCCTCACAGCTTACCCCTGCTCTGCCTACCGGCTCAGGGCTCCTGAGGGGGCACGTCTTGCCTTGTGATTGCCCAGTGCTGcaatgctggggctggagaggagcacgcatggctggagctgccagatccAAGCCACACCACagctggtgggaggcaggggcacCGAGGCTGCTCCATGTCACCAGCGACTAGAGAGGCAAACGCTCTATTCCACCCctaaccctgtccctgccctcctgcaggtgGGAGCCAGAGCCACCGGATGGGGCAGAcctccccagccttcccctcacacacacaattTACACCAAATTTAATTTACGTGGacgttgcccaggatgcaaccacCCATAAATCGAGGGTTTCTTGGATCCCACCTTGAACGCCAGCCACCGAGGCCACAAGGAAAAGGAAAGTGACGCACGTGATGGGCAATGGAAACATTCCCTCTTGCAGTTCCCAGAAGTATTTCCATCTCTCTTGCACTGACTGCCAGGGGCTCGTCCTCTGCAACGA
The window above is part of the Carettochelys insculpta isolate YL-2023 chromosome 32, ASM3395843v1, whole genome shotgun sequence genome. Proteins encoded here:
- the LOC142004477 gene encoding olfactory receptor 2AP1-like, whose product is MKEREGENQTVTEFILLGFGNLPEWQILFFLLFLVIYVLTVMANLLVVSLVLVDQHLHTPMYYFLWNLSCLEIGCSSAILPRLLASLRTGDRSISVTGCLVQLYWLGFLVAAECRLLAAMSYDRYLAICQPLHYAILMNGRLCVQLVAGSLLSSFVSLTTLISFMSQLAFCGPNEIDHFFCDLMPVIKLSCSNTSLVALGTLIFSSINTVLPLLLTLISYVFVISTILRIPSTAGKKKAFSTCSSHLIVVMLFYGILITVYMLPNANALIAPNKVFSVFYTVLTPLLNPLIYSLRNKDIKEAFGRAWQKCWTFLRVQRN